The Gemella haemolysans genome includes a region encoding these proteins:
- a CDS encoding UDP-N-acetylmuramoyl-L-alanyl-D-glutamate--2,6-diaminopimelate ligase: MNILDIIDNIKIKTIYGKLPDSVNSISQDSRKIGKGDVFVAIKGYTVDGHNFIEKVIEQGAALVIASRYENYNVENCAVLVVREHEIEKIASMIAKKINEGADIHTVAVTGTNGKTSISTLVHNMLRNLGESSAYIGTNGFGKNDDEPIYFGNTTPDVVTLHNQIGELRHENIKNLAFEASSHAMALGRIYNVDIDVAIFTNLTHEHLDFHGDMQTYAYDKSLLFSTLGNNLSEAKFGVLNKDDSYYKIISKCLYQQEINYSIKDETADFYAYNIKQFKEDKIYKTSFTLKSPEGTFECTTNYIGDFMVSNVLAALSAVWVKGYSVEQLVNILPKLGALYGRMEILGDDLPIDIISDFAHTPDGYEKLLEATREIRKGKRTLLVTGMGGGRDISKGPLIGEIISEADYVVITTDSPRDEDVEVLMGSIEKGMTHKNYEKVWFRTDAVKRIIELSKPGDVVILASKGREDYEILQGGKKVWHSDPIVAVEEAKKKFNIK; the protein is encoded by the coding sequence ATGAATATTTTAGATATTATTGATAATATAAAAATAAAAACTATTTATGGAAAATTACCAGATAGTGTTAACAGCATTTCTCAAGATTCACGAAAAATTGGAAAAGGGGATGTATTTGTCGCTATTAAAGGTTATACTGTAGATGGTCACAACTTTATAGAAAAAGTTATTGAACAAGGGGCGGCTTTAGTAATAGCTAGTCGTTATGAAAATTATAATGTAGAAAATTGTGCTGTTCTTGTTGTTAGAGAGCATGAAATTGAAAAAATTGCTAGTATGATAGCTAAAAAGATTAATGAAGGTGCTGATATTCACACAGTTGCAGTAACAGGAACAAACGGTAAGACGAGTATTTCTACATTAGTTCATAATATGCTACGAAATCTAGGAGAAAGTAGTGCTTATATTGGAACTAATGGTTTTGGTAAAAATGATGATGAACCGATTTATTTTGGTAATACAACTCCTGATGTAGTAACATTACATAATCAAATCGGAGAGTTACGCCATGAAAATATCAAGAATCTTGCATTCGAAGCATCATCGCATGCAATGGCTTTAGGGCGTATTTATAATGTAGATATCGACGTAGCAATATTTACGAACTTAACACACGAACACCTAGATTTTCATGGGGATATGCAAACTTATGCCTATGATAAGAGTTTACTATTCTCAACATTAGGAAATAACCTATCAGAAGCGAAGTTTGGTGTGTTGAACAAAGATGATAGTTATTATAAAATTATTTCTAAATGCTTATATCAACAAGAAATTAATTATTCTATCAAAGATGAAACTGCTGATTTTTATGCATATAATATTAAACAATTTAAAGAAGATAAAATCTATAAAACAAGTTTCACACTAAAATCTCCAGAAGGTACTTTTGAATGTACTACTAATTATATCGGAGACTTTATGGTAAGTAATGTTCTTGCTGCACTTAGTGCTGTTTGGGTAAAAGGATATAGTGTAGAGCAATTAGTTAATATATTACCGAAACTAGGAGCTTTATACGGTCGTATGGAAATTTTAGGTGATGATTTACCGATAGATATAATTAGTGACTTTGCTCACACTCCAGATGGATATGAAAAATTATTAGAAGCAACTCGTGAAATAAGAAAAGGAAAACGTACCCTTCTGGTAACAGGAATGGGTGGTGGACGAGATATTTCAAAAGGACCATTAATTGGAGAAATTATCTCAGAAGCGGATTATGTTGTTATTACTACAGATAGCCCACGCGATGAAGATGTAGAAGTTCTTATGGGGTCAATTGAAAAAGGTATGACTCATAAAAATTATGAAAAAGTATGGTTCAGAACAGATGCGGTTAAACGTATAATTGAATTATCAAAACCGGGAGACGTAGTAATCTTAGCCTCAAAAGGGCGTGAAGATTATGAGATTCTTCAAGGTGGTAAAAAAGTTTGGCATTCAGATCCAATCGTTGCTGTAGAAGAAGCGAAAAAGAAATTTAATATAAAATAA
- a CDS encoding transporter substrate-binding domain-containing protein: MKKLLLFITSIITVVTLTACSSSSTKNKLQEVKEKNKIVLGVSPDYPPYEFLTTENGNKKVVGADIYLAEQVSKKLGVQVEIQQMAFDSLIAALNANKVDMVISGVNPTEERKKAVDFSEVYYTSKGIFVVNKDSEEIKSVADLKNKKIGVQKGSTYETYAKEQLKMDDKNIQALTDVPSLLQDLKNKKIDAVLIPDDVAKIAMNKYTDIKISTFTADNDPEATGMAIAFKKGKNDSNKELLEQVNAVIKEIQDQKAFEKELDKYAKIAAQSE; the protein is encoded by the coding sequence ATGAAAAAATTATTATTATTCATTACATCAATCATAACAGTCGTAACATTAACAGCATGCTCAAGCAGCAGTACAAAAAATAAATTACAAGAAGTTAAAGAAAAAAATAAAATAGTACTAGGAGTATCACCTGACTATCCACCATATGAATTTCTAACAACAGAAAATGGAAATAAAAAAGTAGTAGGTGCTGATATTTACTTAGCAGAACAAGTTTCTAAAAAATTAGGTGTTCAAGTTGAAATTCAACAAATGGCTTTCGATTCATTAATCGCTGCTTTAAATGCAAACAAAGTTGATATGGTAATTTCAGGTGTTAACCCAACCGAGGAAAGAAAAAAAGCAGTTGATTTCTCAGAAGTTTACTACACAAGTAAAGGTATTTTCGTGGTAAATAAAGACAGTGAAGAAATAAAATCTGTAGCTGATCTTAAAAACAAAAAAATCGGTGTTCAAAAAGGTTCAACATATGAAACATATGCTAAAGAACAATTAAAAATGGATGATAAAAATATCCAAGCTTTAACTGATGTACCAAGTTTACTTCAAGATCTTAAAAACAAAAAAATTGATGCAGTATTAATTCCAGATGATGTAGCGAAAATCGCAATGAATAAATATACAGATATCAAAATTAGTACATTTACTGCAGATAACGATCCTGAAGCAACAGGTATGGCAATAGCATTCAAAAAAGGAAAAAATGATAGTAATAAAGAATTATTAGAACAAGTAAATGCAGTAATTAAAGAAATTCAAGATCAAAAAGCATTTGAAAAAGAACTTGATAAATATGCTAAAATTGCTGCACAAAGCGAATAA
- a CDS encoding amino acid ABC transporter permease, with the protein MFDFLPNYYITYLEATVTTLKISLIALLVGLILGIVICLAKISTFKVLNIIAAIYVEVIRNTPILVQIMIIYFALPEIGISFTPFMSAIIALSINSGAYVSEIFRSGILAIDKGQMEAGRSLGLSYFQTMKLIILPQALKNSLPALGNEFISLVKESSIVYFVGVADIMFTANTVKNATYQTFGPYLVAAAIYFIITSILSLLVKRLEKKLTK; encoded by the coding sequence ATGTTTGATTTTCTTCCAAATTATTACATAACGTATTTAGAAGCTACGGTAACAACTTTAAAAATTTCACTTATAGCTTTACTAGTAGGATTAATACTTGGTATTGTAATATGTTTAGCAAAAATTAGTACGTTTAAAGTACTTAATATAATAGCAGCAATTTATGTAGAAGTTATTAGAAATACTCCAATTTTAGTGCAAATTATGATTATCTACTTTGCATTACCGGAAATTGGGATTTCATTTACACCATTTATGTCAGCGATAATTGCTCTTTCAATTAACTCAGGAGCATATGTTAGTGAAATATTCCGTTCTGGAATCTTAGCAATTGATAAAGGTCAAATGGAAGCAGGTCGTTCATTAGGACTTAGTTATTTCCAAACTATGAAATTAATTATTTTGCCACAGGCTTTAAAAAATAGTTTACCAGCCTTAGGTAATGAGTTTATTTCATTAGTAAAAGAATCTTCAATAGTTTACTTTGTAGGGGTAGCGGATATCATGTTTACAGCAAACACTGTAAAAAATGCAACTTATCAAACATTTGGACCGTACTTAGTAGCTGCTGCAATATATTTTATTATTACATCAATATTATCATTATTAGTAAAACGTTTAGAGAAAAAATTAACGAAGTAG
- a CDS encoding MptD family putative ECF transporter S component, protein MKLKTKDYIFLGMATVLSLVVYMIAMVISSFLGAFGHSISPGIWGLLAGIIFVYICYNYKKFGIFTVFIIIHMIIFSIMGGAYLPWWISSITGAFLADFVLKTFGYNNVISQCAALSLINIGSACGAWIPIIFFADSYRSDWIARGQSAEAMDTSIKYGSGPWLILGIVCIITLSCIGVLIARKILKKYQK, encoded by the coding sequence ATGAAATTAAAAACAAAAGATTATATTTTTTTAGGAATGGCAACAGTATTGTCATTAGTAGTTTACATGATAGCAATGGTTATCTCAAGCTTCTTGGGTGCATTTGGTCATAGCATATCACCTGGGATATGGGGGTTATTAGCAGGAATAATCTTTGTATATATATGCTATAATTACAAAAAGTTTGGTATATTTACTGTTTTTATAATTATACATATGATTATATTTTCAATAATGGGAGGAGCGTATTTACCATGGTGGATCTCTTCGATTACTGGTGCCTTTTTAGCAGATTTTGTATTAAAAACATTTGGTTATAATAATGTTATTTCTCAATGTGCAGCATTAAGTTTGATAAACATAGGAAGTGCATGTGGCGCATGGATACCGATAATATTTTTTGCTGATTCATACAGAAGTGATTGGATAGCAAGAGGTCAATCAGCTGAAGCAATGGATACCTCAATAAAATATGGTTCAGGACCATGGTTAATCTTAGGTATAGTATGTATAATAACGTTAAGTTGTATAGGAGTATTGATTGCAAGAAAAATTTTGAAAAAATATCAAAAATAA
- a CDS encoding energy-coupling factor transporter transmembrane component T, translated as MIKLNPLTLVILNILFPVVIFLGKGIIYETICLLIAIVVLSIYKRYLQILKFIIWYISFSILAYSISISNIIWIADLFGTLVYIILRMTPVMMIAYILVKDIKSNELLSAFEQIHLPKKIMLSITVALRFFPTYKLEIRMIRESLKMRNINLKITEPLKFLEYWLVPVLMRMNLIAEEMTATAMTKGVESPMRRTSFYNVRMRIIDYIFLIIVFIIFVFLLIGGIK; from the coding sequence ATGATAAAGTTAAATCCATTAACGCTGGTAATATTAAACATTTTATTTCCAGTAGTTATCTTTTTAGGGAAAGGTATAATTTATGAAACTATTTGTCTATTGATTGCAATTGTAGTTTTATCTATATACAAACGCTATTTACAAATATTAAAATTTATAATTTGGTATATATCTTTTTCAATACTAGCATATTCAATATCAATTAGTAATATAATTTGGATTGCAGATTTATTTGGAACATTAGTTTACATTATCCTCAGAATGACACCGGTTATGATGATTGCTTATATTTTAGTAAAAGACATAAAAAGTAATGAATTATTATCTGCATTTGAACAAATTCATTTACCCAAAAAAATTATGTTAAGTATTACAGTAGCTTTAAGATTTTTCCCAACATATAAATTGGAAATTAGAATGATTAGAGAGTCATTAAAGATGAGAAATATTAATTTAAAAATTACAGAACCTCTAAAATTTTTAGAGTATTGGCTAGTTCCAGTTTTAATGAGGATGAATCTTATTGCCGAAGAAATGACAGCAACAGCTATGACAAAAGGGGTAGAGTCACCAATGAGAAGGACATCATTTTATAATGTGAGAATGAGAATAATTGATTATATTTTCTTAATTATTGTCTTTATAATTTTTGTATTTCTATTAATAGGGGGCATTAAATAA
- a CDS encoding class I SAM-dependent methyltransferase, whose protein sequence is MEHEIISEILGHIANNNINKITFSNIRNKELELDKVIGKLVNIKNCINLQLEYRYKRIIKHTNLVTTDSESIEKVIIGLFELAKDINIVTVDENINIKVSKKFKVSVNRNKTTAKAVSFDHNKKKEYFLDEKQKYDFLIELGIQNKDGKVVKSKYNKFKQINKYLEFIKQATTQLDSNKQITILDFGSGKSYLTFSTYYYLTEVLKMNVKIIGIDLKKEVIEHCNNIAEKLNFKNLSFIYGDVIDYENKDEIDMVISLHACNTATDIAILKALGWKAKVFFAVPCCQKEVKGQLNSDFLPFMLKHGIIKEKFSTLLTDSVRSEVLEAFGYKSDIVEFISAENTPKNQLIRAYKVSDNINKNKIINLEKFTSSLNVKMFLLEEVNKLI, encoded by the coding sequence ATGGAACACGAAATTATTTCCGAAATATTAGGTCATATAGCTAATAACAATATTAATAAAATCACTTTTTCAAATATTCGCAATAAAGAATTAGAACTTGATAAAGTCATTGGTAAATTAGTTAATATTAAAAACTGTATTAATCTACAATTAGAATATCGTTATAAAAGAATAATAAAACATACGAACCTTGTTACCACTGATTCTGAAAGTATCGAAAAAGTCATTATTGGACTTTTCGAATTAGCAAAAGACATAAATATAGTTACTGTTGATGAAAATATAAATATTAAAGTATCTAAAAAGTTCAAAGTTAGTGTGAATAGAAATAAAACGACTGCAAAAGCTGTCTCATTCGATCACAATAAGAAAAAAGAATACTTCCTAGATGAAAAACAAAAATATGACTTTTTAATCGAACTAGGTATACAAAATAAAGATGGTAAAGTTGTTAAAAGTAAATACAATAAATTTAAACAAATAAACAAATACCTTGAATTTATTAAACAAGCTACTACTCAATTAGATTCTAATAAACAGATCACAATCTTAGATTTTGGTAGTGGTAAGAGTTACTTAACTTTTTCTACCTATTACTATTTAACTGAAGTTTTAAAAATGAATGTTAAAATCATTGGAATAGATCTAAAGAAAGAGGTCATTGAACACTGTAATAATATCGCTGAGAAACTTAATTTCAAAAATCTTAGTTTCATTTACGGTGATGTTATTGATTACGAAAATAAAGATGAGATAGATATGGTTATTAGTCTGCATGCATGTAATACTGCAACTGATATAGCTATACTAAAAGCTTTGGGTTGGAAGGCGAAAGTATTCTTCGCTGTACCATGTTGTCAAAAGGAAGTTAAAGGACAACTTAACTCTGATTTCCTTCCATTCATGCTAAAACATGGAATTATTAAAGAAAAATTCTCTACACTTCTTACTGATTCAGTACGAAGTGAAGTTCTAGAAGCATTTGGATATAAATCTGATATAGTCGAGTTTATTTCAGCAGAAAATACACCAAAAAATCAACTTATCCGTGCTTATAAAGTATCGGATAATATTAATAAAAATAAAATTATTAATCTTGAGAAATTCACTTCATCATTAAATGTGAAGATGTTCTTACTAGAAGAAGTAAACAAACTTATATAA
- a CDS encoding amino acid ABC transporter ATP-binding protein, which translates to MLLQIKDLHKKFGKLEVLKGVNINVEKGEKIVILGSSGSGKSTALRCVNLLETPTSGQILYDGEDITKQNINKYRKKVGMVFQNFNLFPNMSVLENITLAPKTFGDDTAENIEKKAIELLKRVGLEDKKDVYPNSLSGGQKQRVAIARALANSPEVLLFDEPTSALDPEMVKEVLDVIKELSEEGLTMLIVTHEMNFAKEVADKVIFMDGGVVLEEGTPSEIFDNPKEERTKEFFSKIL; encoded by the coding sequence TTGTTATTACAAATAAAAGATTTACATAAAAAATTCGGAAAATTAGAAGTATTAAAAGGTGTAAATATCAACGTTGAAAAAGGGGAGAAAATTGTAATTCTAGGTTCAAGTGGGAGTGGAAAAAGTACAGCATTACGTTGTGTAAACTTATTAGAAACTCCAACGAGTGGACAAATTTTATACGATGGTGAAGATATCACTAAACAAAATATTAATAAATATAGAAAAAAAGTAGGAATGGTATTCCAAAACTTTAACCTATTCCCAAATATGAGTGTACTTGAAAACATTACACTTGCTCCAAAAACATTCGGTGATGACACTGCTGAAAATATTGAGAAAAAAGCAATTGAGTTATTAAAAAGAGTTGGTTTAGAAGATAAAAAAGATGTTTATCCAAATAGCCTTTCGGGTGGACAAAAACAACGTGTTGCAATTGCACGTGCCTTAGCTAACTCACCAGAAGTGTTACTATTTGATGAACCAACAAGTGCGTTAGATCCAGAAATGGTAAAAGAAGTACTTGATGTTATTAAGGAGTTATCAGAAGAAGGATTAACTATGTTAATAGTTACTCATGAGATGAACTTCGCAAAAGAAGTTGCTGATAAAGTAATATTTATGGATGGAGGAGTAGTTTTAGAAGAAGGAACTCCATCAGAAATATTTGATAATCCAAAAGAAGAAAGAACGAAAGAATTCTTCTCGAAAATATTATAA
- a CDS encoding NCS2 family permease produces MLERLFKLRENNTNARTEVVSGLITFFSMSYILVVNPAVLSAAGIPLDRVFTATIIAILVGTLIMALAANYPIVVAPGMGINSYFATLAATSGYNYKTLLATCFMGAVIFVILSATKFRESLIDSIPNNLKYGISAAIGLFIAFLGLKNSALIVANPHTILSLGDLKNPVAYMTILGIFIILVLLALEIKGAIFIGMAIIAIISYFTGMLKVEKVFGIPHMDLSLLYNPATESINALQLGLYGIVFTFLMVTLFDTTGTMVAVTTQAGLVKNGRMERAKEALLADSFATLAASLFGSTPTSAYIESSAGVANGGRTGLTALSTSFFVVISIFLFPLASSLAAVPAITSPALIIIGSFMMESIAKIEWNDITEAFPAFVTIIGIPLTGSINDGIAFGFIFYVVLKLSKKQWKDIHPLMYLFAVLFVIQLLWLHI; encoded by the coding sequence ATGTTAGAACGTCTTTTTAAATTAAGAGAAAATAATACGAATGCTAGAACAGAAGTTGTATCTGGTTTAATAACATTTTTCTCTATGAGTTATATTTTAGTAGTAAATCCAGCTGTTTTATCAGCAGCAGGTATTCCATTAGATAGAGTATTTACAGCTACTATCATTGCAATTTTAGTAGGTACTCTGATTATGGCATTAGCAGCGAACTATCCTATAGTAGTAGCACCAGGTATGGGAATAAACTCATATTTTGCAACATTAGCAGCTACATCAGGATATAATTATAAAACATTATTAGCAACATGTTTTATGGGAGCTGTAATTTTTGTAATTTTATCAGCAACTAAGTTTCGTGAGAGTTTAATTGATTCTATTCCGAATAATTTAAAATACGGTATTTCAGCTGCGATTGGTCTATTTATCGCGTTTTTAGGACTGAAAAACTCAGCTTTAATTGTTGCAAATCCACATACAATCCTTTCACTAGGTGATTTAAAAAATCCAGTGGCTTACATGACAATTTTAGGTATCTTTATTATTTTAGTGCTTTTAGCTCTAGAGATTAAAGGAGCAATATTTATTGGTATGGCAATTATTGCTATTATTTCTTACTTTACAGGAATGTTAAAAGTAGAAAAAGTGTTTGGTATTCCTCACATGGATTTAAGCCTTCTATATAATCCAGCTACTGAAAGTATTAATGCTTTACAATTAGGATTATATGGAATAGTATTTACATTCCTAATGGTTACACTATTTGATACTACAGGAACAATGGTAGCAGTAACTACTCAAGCAGGATTAGTAAAAAATGGAAGAATGGAAAGAGCAAAAGAAGCATTATTAGCTGATTCATTCGCGACATTAGCTGCATCGTTATTTGGTAGTACACCAACATCAGCTTATATTGAATCATCAGCAGGGGTAGCAAATGGAGGTCGTACAGGTCTTACTGCATTATCTACTAGTTTCTTTGTAGTAATATCAATTTTCTTATTCCCGCTTGCAAGTAGTTTAGCAGCAGTTCCAGCGATTACTTCTCCAGCGTTAATTATCATTGGATCATTTATGATGGAAAGTATTGCGAAGATAGAATGGAATGATATAACAGAAGCATTCCCAGCATTTGTTACAATTATTGGTATTCCTTTAACTGGATCTATTAATGATGGTATCGCATTTGGATTTATATTCTATGTAGTATTAAAACTATCTAAAAAACAATGGAAAGATATTCACCCATTAATGTATCTTTTTGCAGTATTATTTGTTATCCAACTTCTTTGGTTACATATATAA
- the brnQ gene encoding branched-chain amino acid transport system II carrier protein codes for MKKGLLTGLLLFGIFFGAGNLIFPPTLGVSAGGNFWPAILGFVVSGVGIAIVTLIVGALNPNGYGVEMDEKISPLFSTTYLVLLYLSIGPLFAIPRTAATAFDIGVAPVVAESKLPWLLIFTVIYFLCAFLLAVNPTKILNSVGKVLTPIFALLIVVLVILGVSKFNSTGEAAKTYATSGLAFGTGFIEGYNTLDALASVAFCIIAMSALKQLGFKDKKEFLSSVWIAGIATGIGFSILYVGLGLLGNRFAVPAEVLANAKVNKGAYVLSESARLIFGTYGSVFLGIMVILTCFTTTVGLIVATSEFFNEKFPQLSYKVYAVIFTIVGFAIANVGLQSVIQFSVPMLLFLYPITIALVLIVIVNKYVALSKLGMQLTMAIVTLISIVSVIGSQLKVASFSNLIAKLPLAAQSLEWLVPALICLVIAAVLPNRQKGKVYDFSEL; via the coding sequence ATGAAAAAAGGTTTATTAACCGGATTGTTATTATTTGGTATCTTTTTTGGTGCTGGAAACTTAATCTTTCCACCAACACTTGGAGTAAGTGCAGGAGGAAACTTTTGGCCAGCAATTTTAGGATTTGTTGTATCTGGAGTAGGTATCGCTATCGTTACACTTATCGTAGGTGCACTTAATCCGAATGGTTATGGAGTAGAAATGGATGAAAAAATTTCTCCACTATTCTCAACAACATACTTAGTTTTACTTTATTTATCAATTGGACCTCTTTTTGCGATTCCAAGAACAGCAGCTACTGCATTTGATATTGGAGTAGCGCCAGTTGTAGCTGAAAGTAAGTTACCATGGTTATTAATTTTTACGGTAATTTATTTCTTATGTGCGTTTTTATTAGCAGTAAACCCAACTAAGATTTTAAATAGTGTAGGGAAAGTTTTAACACCTATCTTTGCTTTATTAATTGTAGTTTTAGTAATTCTTGGTGTATCTAAATTTAATTCAACAGGAGAAGCAGCTAAAACATATGCAACTAGTGGATTAGCATTCGGTACTGGATTTATCGAAGGTTATAATACTCTTGACGCTCTAGCTTCAGTAGCGTTCTGTATCATTGCGATGAGTGCATTAAAACAATTAGGATTTAAAGATAAAAAAGAATTTTTATCTAGTGTATGGATCGCTGGTATTGCAACAGGAATTGGATTTAGTATTCTATATGTTGGACTTGGATTATTAGGTAATAGATTTGCAGTACCTGCAGAAGTATTAGCTAATGCTAAAGTTAACAAAGGGGCATACGTGCTATCTGAATCAGCTCGTTTAATTTTTGGAACATACGGAAGTGTCTTCTTAGGAATTATGGTAATTCTTACATGTTTCACTACAACAGTAGGATTAATCGTTGCGACTTCAGAATTCTTTAACGAAAAATTTCCACAACTTTCATACAAAGTTTATGCTGTTATTTTCACAATTGTAGGTTTTGCAATTGCAAATGTAGGATTACAAAGTGTTATTCAATTCTCAGTACCAATGCTATTATTCTTATACCCAATTACAATAGCTTTAGTATTAATCGTTATTGTTAACAAATACGTTGCACTATCAAAATTAGGAATGCAACTAACTATGGCAATAGTGACATTAATCTCTATTGTTTCTGTAATTGGAAGTCAATTAAAAGTTGCTTCATTCAGTAACTTAATCGCAAAACTGCCTTTAGCAGCACAAAGTTTAGAGTGGTTAGTACCTGCATTAATTTGTTTAGTAATTGCAGCGGTATTACCAAATAGACAAAAAGGTAAAGTTTACGACTTTAGTGAACTGTAA
- a CDS encoding ABC transporter ATP-binding protein, with product MLEFRNVSFTYKNSEEKVLNNVSFKINEGECVLLTGISGSGKSTIVHLMNGLIPALYEGELTGKIYYNNTSLESIKTYDIAKDIGYVSQDPRGHFFTTNTTSELVFAMENFGISLDEMKKRYNAVVELLELEEIVDKNILYISSGERQKIAIGCSLTLIPRVIILDEPSSNLDFRMTKKLTILIEKLKNKGYTIIIAEHRIHYIQKLIDKVLIVNKGMIKEITVDDLKITTDFPLRTLDVFNLQLENISSKNNDLLLQIDNVSYGDILMQISTPINKGDVIGLIGRNGAGKTTLLRMLTNIINPTKGKILGNVKPFLVMQDMDYQFFTESVLSEIRFGNEGVEDDKINNLLEELGLNKFKDKIPFELSGGQKQRLLISIAAISNVNLLMFDEPTSGLDYINMEKVSSVLKNISKKNALIIATHDIEFLYKTCNRIIYLDNKTIKKDFYLDNESKSEVQNIFINMEG from the coding sequence ATGTTAGAATTTAGAAATGTGTCTTTTACTTATAAGAATTCAGAAGAGAAGGTGTTAAATAATGTGAGTTTTAAAATTAATGAGGGTGAGTGTGTTTTATTAACAGGAATATCTGGAAGTGGGAAGTCAACTATTGTTCATTTAATGAATGGGCTTATACCAGCATTATATGAAGGAGAATTAACTGGGAAAATATATTATAATAACACTTCTTTAGAAAGTATAAAAACATATGATATAGCAAAAGATATTGGTTATGTTAGCCAAGATCCAAGAGGACATTTTTTTACTACAAACACAACGAGTGAACTTGTATTTGCTATGGAAAATTTTGGAATTTCTCTAGATGAAATGAAAAAAAGGTATAATGCAGTTGTTGAATTATTAGAACTGGAAGAAATTGTTGATAAGAATATTTTGTATATTTCTAGTGGGGAGCGTCAAAAAATAGCGATTGGGTGTAGTTTAACATTAATACCGAGAGTAATAATATTAGATGAACCATCATCTAACTTAGATTTTCGCATGACAAAGAAATTAACAATATTAATTGAAAAACTGAAAAATAAAGGTTATACAATAATTATTGCAGAGCATAGAATACATTATATTCAAAAATTAATAGATAAGGTTTTAATTGTAAATAAAGGTATGATTAAGGAAATAACAGTTGATGATTTGAAAATCACCACTGATTTTCCTTTAAGAACTCTAGATGTATTTAATTTACAGCTAGAAAATATTAGCTCAAAAAATAATGACTTACTACTGCAGATTGATAATGTAAGTTATGGAGATATATTAATGCAAATTTCAACACCTATAAATAAAGGTGATGTGATCGGTTTGATTGGAAGAAATGGTGCAGGGAAAACAACATTATTAAGGATGCTTACCAATATAATAAATCCAACTAAAGGAAAAATTTTAGGAAATGTTAAACCCTTTTTAGTGATGCAAGATATGGATTATCAATTTTTTACAGAATCAGTTTTAAGTGAAATACGTTTTGGAAACGAAGGAGTTGAGGATGATAAAATTAATAATCTATTAGAAGAATTGGGATTAAATAAATTTAAAGATAAAATTCCTTTTGAATTGTCAGGAGGGCAAAAACAAAGGTTACTCATTTCTATAGCTGCAATATCTAATGTAAATTTATTGATGTTTGATGAACCAACAAGTGGTCTAGATTATATAAATATGGAAAAGGTTAGTAGTGTGTTAAAAAATATATCCAAAAAAAATGCTCTAATAATAGCTACACATGATATAGAGTTTTTATATAAAACATGCAATAGAATAATATACTTAGATAATAAGACGATAAAAAAAGATTTTTATTTAGATAATGAAAGTAAATCAGAAGTTCAGAATATTTTTATAAATATGGAGGGATAA